The genomic DNA TAGGGTTATTGATTGGGACGCTGATATGTATTGGATTAACAAGGATTATGACGAGTGGCTGATTGATCCACCAGATACCGAAGTTGAGAAAGACTTTGCAATGTTGTTGAAAGCTAATATCGGACGTAAACCTGACCAAAACGGTCATGCCCAAAATGGTCAGGATGACCAAAAGGTGCAGGATGATATGACCAAAACGGTCAGCAATTCCGGCCCAAAACGGTCATGTGATTTGCCTTCAATCCCGCGTGACTCTAAGGATGAAGGGGTGCTGATAACTAAGGATAACTATATTGATAAAAAGATCATCAGCATCAGCAACGGGAAGCGTAATCCATCTCATGACTATCTAGTCGAAATGCTCAAGTATGGAAACGACCTGTTTGCTCCATATGGGATATCTCAGGCTACTGCTCACAGCATGGCTGAACTTCTAATGAAAGAAGAGCTGCCTAAAGAGCTTGGCCAGGAGGCACTCAATGTTACTAATCGATTAGGTAAAGACGAGGGATTCGCAGTAAACAAGTTGCGCCGATGGCTGCAAGCGGGAATTAAGGATGTTGAATCAGCTCAACAGCATGAAACTGAGGCCTACGGACCTAAACGAGAAAACCAAGCCAATAGAAACGGAGGTAAGGACCCTTATGGAACAGTTTCAAATCAAAGCGATGATCGAGGACGAGATGGAGAAGATTGGGCTGCAATCGAAGCCGGCTTTTACAAATGATGCTGGAGAAGAATGCTGTGAGTTCTGCCAAAAACCATTACCAAGACATGTACATGAGCTATTCGGTAAGGTGAGGGACTTTGGGTCATCTCACTGCAAGTGTCCAGAAGCTGTGAAGCACAAAGAAAAATACGATAAAGAGCTACAGAGACGTATGGACGAGTACGATGCTGCAGAGCACCGACACCAGATTAGACAGCTCATAAAGCAAAGCATGATTCCTGCTAGATGGCTAGAGCGCGATTTTGAACGCTTCAAGGTTATTGACGAAAACAGAAAGGCATATGAGTTTGCATTAGAGTATGCCAATACCTTTAGTCCTTCTAACGGCCGTGGGATTCTATTGAGTGGACCCGTCGGCGTGGGCAAAACACATCTAGCAGCTGCTATCTCTCTAAAGCTTCTGGAGCAAGAGTTCAGGATCGTATTCGGGACGGTCACTTCATTGCTTGGCCAGATTCGCCATACCTTCGATGATAGCAAGGAACGGGAAGCTGACGTCTTTAACCGCTTGACTCAATGCGACTTACTTGTGATTGATGACATCGGCAAAGAAAAGGTGACGGAGTGGACCGAACAAACCTTGTTTGAAATCATCAACAGCCGTTATGAGAATAACCGAAGTTTGGTGCTGACGAGTAACGTTTCAATCGCTGATATTCGCAAGAGATACCAGAATGTCGGAGACGCGCTAACAAGCCGACTTCTCGAGATGTGCCAGGGAATCAAGATGGACGGTTCCGACTGGAGAAAGAAGGCGGTTGTGTGAGTTGGTGTAGATTATGCAAGGGAGGCGGGATGGTTCCGTACCGCAAATATGTGGAAGGTCAGCCGCTGGACTATATAGCGGCCTGCACATGTAAGGCTGGTGCCCAACTTTCTCACTTGCCTAGTTTGAGAGATGTAATAAAAGACGCGCAGTGTAAGCCGGTAAGAATATAGCTTGAATCCAGTCATCGCATACAGGATGGCTTTTTTAATGCGCTGATCGCGCTCTACAAGGAGGGGTGATATTGGAACAACTGGCTTCGTCAGACCTGCAACAGATAGCTGATGAGATACAGTTCCTGAAGGCTCAGACAGCATTCAGCATGATTGAGATCGGGAAACGGCTGATACGAGTTAAGGAGTCGCTTGAGCATGGCCAGTGGATTGAATGGCTGGATAATCAGGCTCGAATGAATGTCAGAAGCGCTCAGCGTTTTATGAAAGGTGCGCAACTGGCAACCCAAATACGAAATACGACAGCGCTGTCGCATTTGTCTCAGACACAGGTTCTTTCCGTCTTGGATTTAGGTCCTAGTTCTGCAGATGAATTTCTGCAAACACCTCATTCGTTTTCTTCAGGAGAAACAAAGACGGTTGAGCAAATGACGACTCGGGAGACTCAAGAGGCAGTCCGGAAATGGAAGGCTGCTGAACAGCGAGCTAAAGAGATGGAAGAACAAAATGTTTCTCTGATTGAGCGGTCGAGGACCATTCGTGAGGAGAATGAAGAGTTGAAACGGCAGAAGAATCCTGAACCCAAGGTGGTAGAAGTGGCGCCGCCCGATTACCAGGATGTGCTTCAAGAGAACCAAGAAATGAACACTCGTATTGCACAGTTGACTGGTGAAATGGATTCAATACGTGCCGACTATCAACATAAGCTTCAGGACGTCCGGGATGGCGATAGGAAGGCGCAGATGAGAGAACTGAAGAGATTGCTACAGGAACAACTTAAGGCCGTTGGATGGAATCACAGCGCGGCGCTGTTTCTGTATCAGCAACTAGACGGAAACAAGGAAGCGTCTCAGTACCTACACGACTTTCTAAATGACTATGAACAGGTTGTAAGGCAGCAAATAACGGATTGGCACAACGCAATGACTCTAAATACCGAGGAGGAAATCACAGCATGCAAAACAGTCTAGCTTTAATCGATCAGCGAATTGGCAAACTCATTGACTTACACGAGTCCGCAATAGCGCATGTAGATCGTCTCACAGGCAAAATGGACAGTTTTAATGAGCGTATCTCAGGTGTCGAGGATCGCTTGGATCGCTTCACAACCATCGACAGTGGACAGGCTCGGGTGTTGCAGCGTGAAGCTAGCAGACGCATTAGACAACTCCTTCCGGACGAAGAGCAATACAAGGTGAAAAGACCCCAGTATTACTCGTGGTTGTGGCGCACATATCAAGATGCGTTCGGTGTTGCATCCTATCGTGATACGCGCCTGAAGCACTTTGACGCCGCAATTGACTGGCTTCGTGAATGGCGTCCTGTTAGTGCTGCGTCCAATCAAAGTGCATAACAAGCGACAACGGAAGGAGCATCCGTTATGAATCAACCGAAGACATTTAACCCATACGTGCACCTGGTGAAGCTCGGGAGGGTATTAGAGAGCCATACGGTGGCGTCAAACGTTGCTAAGAACAGTCCTGAATTCGTTCTGAAGCACATTGCCCTGATTGAGCAACACTTACAATTCAGGCCAATTGCAGAGTTTCTAAGCGTGTTCCCACTGCGCAAGCGATATGCCGATGATGGAACCTGGAACTATTTCGTAGCACAAGAGATGTTACAAAGAGACACGGGTACCCATTTCGGACGCGACGACTTCAACAACCTGATTATGTGCGACTGTTTCGCAAGTCCGTACCTATCAAGAATCGGATTTGCTTATATGGTGGCAGTCGGAGCAATGCACAAGAAGGGGTACCGCCAACAAAATGACGCAAAACCCACGCTAAGACAATTTATGGATTTAAATATCCGATTTTTTCTACGCTAAGTTTCTTTCTCTCGGGTTCTAAGCGGTCGTAATGCATTCTCGCTAGTCGGTGGATTTGTATTGAAAGTGTACTCTCCAAGAAAATTGATGTGCTCCCATCCTAATGGGGAAATGTGATTTAGGAGTTCTTCGCTAAGTATCCCTTTCTTCGTTTGGAATTCTGTAGCCTTAGTCAAATAGAGGGTATTCCATACGCTAATCGCATTAATCAAGATATTTAATGCACTCGCGCGCTGGAGTTGATCTTGTAAGGCTCTCTCACGTAGTTCCCCATGTTTCCCAAAGAAGATGGCTCTGGCCAATGCGTTCATCGCCTCACCTTTATTTAGCCCTCGGTGAATTCTTCGTCTCATGGATTCGCTTGAAACGTAATCCAAAATGAAAATCGTCTTTTCGATCCGCCCCATCTCACGAAGTGCAGTAGCTAAACGATTTTGCCGCGAGTATGAACCGAGTTTACCCATGATGAGTGATGCCGAGACCGTGCCGTCTCGAATTGAATGTGCCAATCGCAGCACATCGTCATAATTTTCCCGAATGACTTTTGTATTGATTTGACCGCGCAACAGTTTCTCTAGTTTGGAGAATTCATTCGCTTTACCAATTGTGTACAATCTAGAATCGGCCAAGTCCCGCAGTCGAGGGGCAAATCGGAATCCGAGTAAATGTGTTAGACCGAAGACTTGGTCAGTATATCCGGCAGTATCGGTATAGTGTTCTTCTATTGCCAAATCCGTCTCATGGTGCAAAAGTCCGTCGATAACATGTACTGCATCTCTGGAGTTCGTGTTAATCACTTTCGTATAAAAACTAGAAAACTGATCGCTTACAAATCGATAAATCGTAGCCCCTTTTCCGGTACCATAGTGCGGATTGGCATCTGCATGAAGCGCGGCCACACCAATCTGGACGCGCATTCCGTCCGAAGAGGACGTCGTACCGTCGCCCCAATAAGAAGGCAGGGTCAGGCGATGGTGAAAATTAACCAAAACAGCCTGTGCTTTGTTCATTGCGTCTTCGTAAAGTCGCCATTGTGCGGTATTGGCCATCTGCCGATATGAAATACCGGGTGTAGCTTCAGCCATCTTGGTGAGCCCAACGTTTGTTCCCATCGCCATAAGAGTGGCCAGAATCACCCTGGTTTCTTCTTCGTTAGGCGGGCGGTTTGTTGAAGCATGAACAAACTGTTCTTGAAAGCCAGTCCACCTAGCTACATCCATCAGAAGATCAGTTAATTTAATGCGTGGCAGCAATTCGTATAATGACACGCTAAAGTCCCTGGCTTCAGTTGGAACATCTCTTTCCAAGCGATTAATGTGGAGTTTCCCGTTCTCCAGGTTTATCCCTTCCAACTCATCGACATTCGAGGATACCCATTCCAAGCGTTTCGATAGCGATTCCATCCGTTCTTCTATGTATTCATCGGCCGACATGCTAACAGCCAATTTTGTCTGATTTAGCTTAATCTGCTCCCAATCTTCTTTGGAAACGAGGTATTCATCAAAATCCTTATGCTGGCGGCTTCCAACAATGGAGACATCACCGGACCGAATATAGTTTCGCAATTCCGTGAGAACCGCCATTTCATAATAATGCCGGTTAATGGTTCCGTCATCGTCATAGACATGGCTTTGCCAGCGATTCGACACAAACTCAAGGGGAGCACCTTCAGGCACCTTACGTTTACCTGTTTCATTCATGTCCCGTACAATCTCGATGGCTTTCATCAAAGGCTCTCCGGACTTGGTTGAGCGAAATTCCAGTGACTGCAGGAGTGTTGGGGTGTATTTACGGAGTGTATAGAACTTTTTTTCAAGTAAATCCAAATAGTCGTAATCAATAGGACGTGCCAAAGTCTTGGCTTCTTCAATAGAGGATACAAGCTTATCCCAAGGCATCACAGTCTCTAGTGCCACGAAAGGATCAATCCCTTCATTGCGCGCTTTTATGAGTGCCTCCCCCAGATTGGCGAACTGAATGACTTTTTCATTGATCGATTTACCATTCTGTTTCTGGATTTCTTCTTGGGCCTTCCGACCCTTAGATAAAAGTGACATGATTTGACGGTCATGAATTTCGAATGCTTGGTCCGTTAAGTCCTGGGTCAATTCAAGTAAATAGGCGATTAAAATAGCGTATTTTTTCGAGGTGTCAAATCGTCTCAGGGAATGTGGTTCGTATCGAGCACCGATTTTGGAAAGTTGGCGTAATCGATTTGGGTGGATTCCCTTTGTATCAATTTTCAACTGTAGCTGTCGGACATACTCGAGCTTCTCAATTACTTTAAGAAATGAATCTGGGGAACTAGTGCCTGGTATGTCATGAAGCCATGCCAGGTACGTTTTACTGCTTTCAGGCATGTGGGATAACGTGTGGTCCAACTTTTCCATCTGCTCAGTTGTTAACGCGGTTACAAGGTGTTTAAAGATCTTTTCTTCGGCTCGTTGTCGGACCTCCCACACGAGTCGCTCTATGATAGTCATTCCAGGGAGAATGACCTTTTGTTTCCTAAACTCTTCTATTACTGCTTGAATTAAA from Alicyclobacillus sp. SO9 includes the following:
- a CDS encoding Tn3 family transposase, which encodes MPNRRARELLTSEQRLEFMSIPDHLTDYELGSHFTLSPDDLEIIKRHRRASNKLGFALQLCVLRFPGWTLSDVHHIADSVVDYIAKQLDVSPKELGVYAEREQTKHEHLNEIRREFGFRNFTIHDYHHVSQLLLRRAMENGDAEYLIQAVIEEFRKQKVILPGMTIIERLVWEVRQRAEEKIFKHLVTALTTEQMEKLDHTLSHMPESSKTYLAWLHDIPGTSSPDSFLKVIEKLEYVRQLQLKIDTKGIHPNRLRQLSKIGARYEPHSLRRFDTSKKYAILIAYLLELTQDLTDQAFEIHDRQIMSLLSKGRKAQEEIQKQNGKSINEKVIQFANLGEALIKARNEGIDPFVALETVMPWDKLVSSIEEAKTLARPIDYDYLDLLEKKFYTLRKYTPTLLQSLEFRSTKSGEPLMKAIEIVRDMNETGKRKVPEGAPLEFVSNRWQSHVYDDDGTINRHYYEMAVLTELRNYIRSGDVSIVGSRQHKDFDEYLVSKEDWEQIKLNQTKLAVSMSADEYIEERMESLSKRLEWVSSNVDELEGINLENGKLHINRLERDVPTEARDFSVSLYELLPRIKLTDLLMDVARWTGFQEQFVHASTNRPPNEEETRVILATLMAMGTNVGLTKMAEATPGISYRQMANTAQWRLYEDAMNKAQAVLVNFHHRLTLPSYWGDGTTSSSDGMRVQIGVAALHADANPHYGTGKGATIYRFVSDQFSSFYTKVINTNSRDAVHVIDGLLHHETDLAIEEHYTDTAGYTDQVFGLTHLLGFRFAPRLRDLADSRLYTIGKANEFSKLEKLLRGQINTKVIRENYDDVLRLAHSIRDGTVSASLIMGKLGSYSRQNRLATALREMGRIEKTIFILDYVSSESMRRRIHRGLNKGEAMNALARAIFFGKHGELRERALQDQLQRASALNILINAISVWNTLYLTKATEFQTKKGILSEELLNHISPLGWEHINFLGEYTFNTNPPTSENALRPLRTREKET
- a CDS encoding replication protein translates to MASPQPTDSHTRISNQLYTQILMRDFTKRQRAILDLIIRLSYGCGHKTASIPLCRHFSICGVPANKVRGELNGLGKLRVIDWDADMYWINKDYDEWLIDPPDTEVEKDFAMLLKANIGRKPDQNGHAQNGQDDQKVQDDMTKTVSNSGPKRSCDLPSIPRDSKDEGVLITKDNYIDKKIISISNGKRNPSHDYLVEMLKYGNDLFAPYGISQATAHSMAELLMKEELPKELGQEALNVTNRLGKDEGFAVNKLRRWLQAGIKDVESAQQHETEAYGPKRENQANRNGGKDPYGTVSNQSDDRGRDGEDWAAIEAGFYK
- a CDS encoding DUF3102 domain-containing protein, with the translated sequence MEQLASSDLQQIADEIQFLKAQTAFSMIEIGKRLIRVKESLEHGQWIEWLDNQARMNVRSAQRFMKGAQLATQIRNTTALSHLSQTQVLSVLDLGPSSADEFLQTPHSFSSGETKTVEQMTTRETQEAVRKWKAAEQRAKEMEEQNVSLIERSRTIREENEELKRQKNPEPKVVEVAPPDYQDVLQENQEMNTRIAQLTGEMDSIRADYQHKLQDVRDGDRKAQMRELKRLLQEQLKAVGWNHSAALFLYQQLDGNKEASQYLHDFLNDYEQVVRQQITDWHNAMTLNTEEEITACKTV
- a CDS encoding ATP-binding protein; its protein translation is MEKIGLQSKPAFTNDAGEECCEFCQKPLPRHVHELFGKVRDFGSSHCKCPEAVKHKEKYDKELQRRMDEYDAAEHRHQIRQLIKQSMIPARWLERDFERFKVIDENRKAYEFALEYANTFSPSNGRGILLSGPVGVGKTHLAAAISLKLLEQEFRIVFGTVTSLLGQIRHTFDDSKEREADVFNRLTQCDLLVIDDIGKEKVTEWTEQTLFEIINSRYENNRSLVLTSNVSIADIRKRYQNVGDALTSRLLEMCQGIKMDGSDWRKKAVV
- a CDS encoding ORF6C domain-containing protein — its product is MQNSLALIDQRIGKLIDLHESAIAHVDRLTGKMDSFNERISGVEDRLDRFTTIDSGQARVLQREASRRIRQLLPDEEQYKVKRPQYYSWLWRTYQDAFGVASYRDTRLKHFDAAIDWLREWRPVSAASNQSA